In the genome of Chryseobacterium arthrosphaerae, one region contains:
- a CDS encoding DUF1501 domain-containing protein, producing the protein MLIKRREFLKISSLATASLLMPEFLKAMTLDEALPASRNILVVLQFTGGNDGLNTIIPVKNDIYFRERKTLAIQDSMALTDDAGINPSLSYFKELFDNGELSVMNNVGYPNPDKSHFRSMDIWHSASRSDEFLETGWLGRFLDEECYRCEHPTQALEVDDMLSLALKGENNKAFAFKDPKRLYQTSQEKYFKSLYDHHHDDETVSYLYQTLGSTINNADYIFEKSKAKKTEQIYPNSQLGKDFKTVASLIKSDINTQVYYLSIGSFDTHVNQNDRQKKLFSDINDAVKSFVADMKSNGLFNNILLMTFSEFGRRVAQNASNGTDHGTANQMFFISGNLKKKGLLNSLPDLQNLNEGDLIYTEDFRKVYATILKNWLKADSSKVLGWKNGIYDFI; encoded by the coding sequence ATGCTCATCAAAAGAAGAGAATTCCTAAAAATAAGTTCACTGGCAACTGCTTCCCTGCTGATGCCTGAATTCTTAAAAGCAATGACCCTGGACGAAGCACTTCCCGCCAGCCGGAATATACTGGTAGTACTCCAGTTCACCGGTGGAAATGATGGTTTGAATACAATTATCCCGGTAAAAAATGATATCTATTTCAGAGAAAGGAAAACCCTTGCCATCCAGGATTCAATGGCCCTGACTGATGATGCCGGAATCAATCCTTCCCTTTCCTATTTCAAGGAATTGTTCGATAATGGTGAGCTTTCTGTAATGAATAATGTAGGCTATCCCAATCCTGATAAATCCCACTTCCGGAGTATGGACATCTGGCATTCCGCCAGCAGAAGTGATGAATTTCTGGAAACAGGCTGGCTCGGACGGTTTCTGGATGAAGAATGCTACCGCTGTGAGCACCCTACCCAGGCGCTGGAAGTAGATGATATGCTGAGCCTTGCCTTAAAAGGTGAAAATAATAAAGCCTTTGCTTTTAAAGACCCCAAAAGGCTTTACCAAACGAGCCAGGAAAAGTACTTCAAGTCTCTGTATGACCATCATCACGATGATGAAACCGTTTCTTATCTTTATCAGACTTTAGGTTCTACCATTAATAATGCGGATTATATTTTTGAAAAAAGCAAAGCCAAAAAGACGGAACAGATTTATCCGAATTCCCAACTGGGAAAAGATTTCAAAACAGTAGCGTCCCTGATCAAATCCGACATCAATACACAGGTTTACTATCTTTCAATCGGGAGTTTTGATACCCATGTGAATCAGAATGACAGACAGAAAAAACTGTTCAGTGATATCAATGATGCCGTAAAATCTTTTGTGGCTGATATGAAAAGCAATGGCCTCTTCAATAATATCCTGCTGATGACATTTTCTGAATTCGGACGCCGGGTTGCCCAGAATGCCAGCAACGGAACAGATCACGGCACAGCCAATCAGATGTTTTTCATCAGTGGAAACCTGAAAAAGAAAGGTCTTCTCAATAGTCTTCCTGACCTTCAGAACCTCAACGAAGGAGATCTGATCTATACGGAAGATTTCAGAAAAGTATATGCCACGATCCTGAAAAACTGGCTTAAGGCTGACTCTTCTAAAGTTTTGGGCTGGAAAAACGGGATTTATGATTTTATATAA
- a CDS encoding DUF1800 domain-containing protein: MADSLLQNKHLLWRAGFGIGINQIDDLKNKNTKTLIHELFKEDRFSEINYDTPDADPATDYMNSTAPAEKKKEMQRLNRLQNNELNLNFLNTMVNSKEQLREKMAFFWHGHFASRVLNPKFNRQILNTIRKNALGNLKDLLFEVSQSPAMLNFLNNQQNKKDHPNENFAREVMELFTMGRGNYTEKDIREGARAFTGWSYDKEGNFKERKNLHDEGTKTFLGKTGNFDGSDVLNIILEQKATARFITTKIYKFFVNEKADDSIIDKLSTGFYTSGYDIKKLMTEIFSSAWFYDQKNIGNRIKSPVELMAGIMRILPMHIQNPENLIVYQKLLGQMLLYPPNVAGWPNGKSWIDSSTLMLRLQVPQIWSGLRPLEYSPRQDDDLDMGMKSRETALNKTFKNPNITIDWNRVDQTFAHKSCEDYLIINTKNMNMDAVKSFSDHTTKINVINLMSTPEYQLM, encoded by the coding sequence ATGGCTGATTCATTATTACAAAACAAACATCTTCTTTGGCGCGCAGGTTTCGGTATTGGAATCAATCAGATTGATGATCTGAAAAATAAAAACACAAAAACGCTGATTCATGAATTATTTAAAGAGGACCGTTTCAGCGAAATCAATTATGATACTCCTGATGCCGATCCTGCCACAGATTATATGAACAGTACAGCTCCGGCAGAAAAGAAAAAGGAAATGCAGCGTCTCAACAGGCTCCAGAATAATGAACTGAACCTGAATTTTCTGAATACAATGGTGAACAGCAAAGAACAGCTGAGAGAAAAAATGGCGTTTTTCTGGCATGGACACTTTGCCTCTAGAGTGCTCAATCCTAAATTCAACAGACAGATTCTCAATACAATCCGCAAAAATGCGCTAGGAAATTTAAAAGACCTGCTTTTTGAGGTAAGCCAGTCGCCTGCCATGCTTAATTTTCTGAATAATCAGCAAAATAAAAAGGACCATCCCAATGAAAATTTTGCCCGTGAAGTAATGGAACTTTTTACCATGGGCAGAGGAAATTATACAGAAAAAGATATCCGGGAAGGAGCCAGAGCATTTACCGGATGGAGCTATGATAAGGAGGGCAATTTTAAAGAAAGAAAAAACCTTCACGATGAAGGCACCAAGACTTTCCTGGGAAAAACCGGTAACTTTGACGGATCAGATGTCCTGAATATTATTCTGGAACAGAAAGCCACAGCCAGGTTTATTACCACAAAGATCTATAAGTTCTTCGTCAATGAAAAAGCGGATGACAGTATCATTGATAAACTAAGCACCGGTTTCTATACTTCAGGATATGATATAAAAAAACTGATGACAGAGATTTTTTCAAGCGCCTGGTTCTATGATCAAAAGAACATCGGAAACAGAATAAAATCTCCTGTAGAACTGATGGCAGGAATCATGAGGATACTTCCCATGCATATTCAGAACCCCGAGAACCTTATTGTTTATCAGAAGTTACTGGGACAGATGCTCCTTTATCCTCCTAATGTAGCAGGATGGCCCAACGGAAAATCATGGATCGACAGTTCTACCCTGATGCTAAGACTTCAGGTTCCGCAGATCTGGTCCGGACTTCGCCCACTGGAATATAGCCCACGCCAGGATGATGATCTTGATATGGGGATGAAATCCAGAGAGACGGCTCTAAACAAGACTTTTAAAAACCCAAACATTACGATAGACTGGAACCGTGTAGATCAGACATTCGCCCATAAAAGCTGCGAAGACTACCTGATTATCAATACAAAAAATATGAATATGGACGCTGTAAAAAGCTTTTCGGATCATACCACAAAAATAAATGTCATCAACCTGATGTCAACCCCTGAATATCAATTAATGTAG
- a CDS encoding glucokinase codes for MILNPKFPLYLPGVENNNNDNISIIGASLREDITILGYFVSGNGGLEMKVQNVYQTKEYASFSDILKKFIQDNQLENVKRLGMAVPGPVLNGKSNPVRLGWNLDIEEYARDFGFEKVEMLNDLEASAYGMALLEDDDLEAIYTSGHLEKGNVAVLAPGNGLGEAGYFFDGKYLRPFATEGGHSEFSPRTNVEVEFYQFLNNIYGIVSWENVLSKTGLFNIYRFLRDVKRHPEPEWLGERLAQGNFVEELYKAAVEENVLICRIALDTFLEFLAREANNLTLKVKATGGLLIAGDIPQIVREYIDKDKFYEKFKISDKMEEMLRNIPIYLVKQNHTALKGMALYTAYYQI; via the coding sequence ATGATTCTGAATCCAAAATTTCCGCTTTATTTACCAGGAGTAGAGAACAATAATAATGATAATATTTCTATCATTGGAGCAAGTCTTCGTGAAGATATAACCATCTTAGGCTATTTCGTTTCCGGTAACGGAGGTCTTGAGATGAAAGTCCAGAATGTTTATCAAACCAAAGAATATGCTTCTTTTTCAGATATCCTGAAGAAGTTTATTCAGGATAATCAACTGGAAAATGTAAAACGTCTTGGAATGGCAGTTCCGGGGCCTGTACTGAACGGGAAAAGTAATCCTGTAAGGTTGGGCTGGAACCTGGACATTGAAGAATATGCAAGAGATTTCGGGTTTGAAAAGGTAGAAATGCTTAATGACCTGGAAGCATCTGCTTACGGAATGGCTCTTCTTGAAGATGATGATCTTGAAGCCATCTATACAAGCGGACATCTTGAAAAAGGGAATGTTGCCGTTCTGGCACCCGGAAATGGTTTGGGGGAAGCAGGTTATTTCTTTGACGGAAAATACCTGAGACCTTTTGCTACGGAAGGCGGACATTCTGAATTTTCACCGAGAACCAATGTGGAAGTTGAATTTTACCAGTTCCTGAATAATATTTACGGAATTGTAAGCTGGGAAAATGTACTTTCTAAAACAGGTTTATTCAATATCTACAGATTCCTGAGAGACGTAAAAAGACATCCTGAGCCGGAATGGCTGGGAGAGCGTCTTGCACAGGGGAATTTTGTGGAAGAATTGTACAAAGCTGCGGTAGAAGAGAATGTATTGATCTGCAGGATTGCTTTGGATACTTTCCTTGAATTCCTTGCCCGTGAAGCGAATAATTTAACACTGAAGGTGAAAGCTACCGGAGGATTACTGATTGCCGGAGATATCCCTCAGATCGTGAGAGAATATATAGACAAGGACAAGTTCTATGAAAAATTCAAGATCAGTGATAAAATGGAAGAGATGCTGAGAAACATTCCAATCTATCTGGTCAAGCAAAACCACACAGCATTAAAAGGTATGGCCCTTTACACAGCCTACTATCAGATATAA
- a CDS encoding YceI family protein, which produces MKKIFFLAVLAGGLAFGQSKKVVASDVHWWGYKVAKSEASSHDGTVKVKSGDMVMKGNQLVGGNFVLDMTSINATDLTGEYQQKLNGHLKNGDFFEVEKFPTASFKITSVKKNNDKIYNSLVTGNLTVKGKTNTVSFPAKISYSKGVVSLVSNKFSFDRQKFDVAYKSTMQDVFVKDDIDMVVKVTAQ; this is translated from the coding sequence ATGAAAAAAATATTTTTCTTAGCAGTTTTAGCCGGTGGTCTGGCTTTCGGACAATCTAAAAAAGTAGTAGCATCTGATGTACACTGGTGGGGATATAAAGTAGCAAAATCTGAGGCAAGCTCTCACGATGGTACTGTAAAAGTAAAATCAGGAGACATGGTGATGAAAGGAAACCAGCTTGTAGGAGGTAACTTTGTGTTAGATATGACTTCTATCAACGCTACTGACCTTACAGGTGAATATCAGCAAAAACTTAACGGGCACCTTAAGAACGGTGACTTCTTTGAAGTTGAAAAATTCCCTACTGCCAGCTTCAAAATTACTTCTGTAAAGAAAAACAACGATAAGATCTATAACTCTTTAGTAACAGGAAACCTTACTGTAAAAGGAAAAACCAATACAGTTTCTTTCCCTGCAAAAATTTCTTACAGCAAAGGAGTAGTAAGTTTGGTATCCAACAAATTCTCTTTCGACAGACAGAAATTTGATGTAGCTTACAAGTCTACTATGCAGGATGTTTTTGTGAAAGATGATATTGATATGGTTGTAAAGGTAACTGCTCAATAA
- a CDS encoding YceI family protein translates to MKRLLLFAMVCAGMSLVSAQKKFDKVSKVTSSEIRWWGYKVVKTEASSHSGTVKLKSGKFNFDHTVLVDGEFVIDMRSIMAGDVSDEDQIKLTNDLKSTNFFEVKKFPVAKFHLTKIIPLANSEYNSTVYGDLTLKGVRKTISFPANVYVTQFTTSIESAKFSLNRRDFKVFYQSSLKDYFIKNEMDIQFKVSTEMLDNENRVPKKKK, encoded by the coding sequence ATGAAAAGATTACTATTGTTTGCTATGGTATGCGCAGGTATGTCATTGGTTTCTGCCCAAAAGAAATTTGATAAAGTTTCAAAAGTGACTTCATCAGAGATCAGATGGTGGGGATATAAGGTTGTAAAAACTGAAGCTTCCTCCCATTCAGGAACCGTAAAGCTGAAGAGCGGAAAATTCAACTTTGACCATACAGTTCTGGTAGACGGAGAATTTGTGATAGATATGAGAAGTATAATGGCAGGTGATGTTTCTGATGAAGATCAGATCAAACTTACCAATGACCTGAAGAGTACCAACTTTTTTGAAGTGAAGAAATTCCCGGTGGCTAAATTCCATTTAACTAAAATCATCCCTCTGGCAAACAGTGAGTACAACTCTACAGTATATGGAGATCTTACCCTTAAAGGAGTGAGAAAAACAATCTCTTTCCCGGCTAATGTATATGTTACCCAGTTTACAACATCCATTGAGTCTGCTAAGTTCTCTTTGAACAGGAGAGACTTTAAAGTTTTCTATCAGTCTTCACTGAAAGATTACTTCATTAAGAATGAAATGGATATCCAGTTCAAGGTTTCTACAGAAATGCTGGACAACGAGAACAGAGTTCCTAAGAAGAAAAAATAA
- a CDS encoding alpha/beta hydrolase, with translation MKIYIVSGLGADFKVLERIEFPRHCELIFIDWLIPEKNEPFDAYVKRMAEKVDDSEPFCLLGYSFGGIMVQEINRLKPAEKVVILGSIKSDKEKSRFIKTGEVTKIPRILPVGLFNDKAANVYGVVRKLFDPKNPKILQYFKVRDPYYLKWSVEKVSEWKFEENPDVIQILGDKDIVFPIRYSKPDYVIKGGTHLFPATKSKEVSKILKEVFCEK, from the coding sequence ATGAAAATTTATATTGTAAGCGGGCTGGGAGCAGATTTCAAAGTATTGGAAAGAATAGAGTTCCCCAGACACTGTGAACTGATTTTTATAGACTGGCTTATTCCTGAGAAAAACGAGCCTTTTGACGCCTACGTGAAAAGGATGGCTGAAAAAGTGGATGATTCGGAGCCGTTTTGTCTGCTGGGATACTCTTTTGGAGGAATTATGGTACAGGAGATCAACAGGCTGAAACCTGCTGAGAAAGTAGTAATCCTGGGAAGCATAAAATCGGATAAGGAAAAATCCAGATTCATCAAAACGGGTGAGGTTACCAAAATCCCTAGAATACTTCCGGTAGGGCTTTTCAATGATAAAGCAGCTAATGTCTATGGTGTGGTCAGAAAACTTTTTGATCCTAAAAATCCTAAGATCCTGCAGTATTTCAAGGTTCGAGATCCTTACTACCTCAAGTGGTCTGTAGAAAAGGTCTCTGAGTGGAAATTCGAAGAAAATCCTGACGTGATCCAGATTCTTGGTGATAAAGATATCGTTTTTCCGATCCGTTATTCTAAGCCGGATTATGTGATCAAAGGTGGAACTCATCTTTTTCCGGCGACTAAATCTAAGGAAGTTTCAAAAATTTTGAAAGAAGTGTTTTGTGAAAAATAA
- a CDS encoding ammonium transporter encodes MKIGLKWIVSFSVITIVAIGGLFWSPAANIPDTGEFLSEDKIVGADVAWILAAAGLVLLMTPGLSFFYGGMVGRKNVISTMLQSFIALGVISMVWVVLGFSLSFGESIGITIDGTHYGIIGNPLSYPFFSGVGNLPHKMMAPTIPFILFALFQMKFAVITPAIITGSFAERVRFVSYLLFIVLFSIFIYTPLCHMVWHPEGLLNKYFGVKDFAGGTVVHMSAGFAALAGALVVGNRRNPHHEPSNIPYVLLGTGMLWFGWFGFNAGSALSASASAATAFGTTTIASASAMMTWIFFDRINGRSISALGACIGAVVGLVAITPGCGFVSIQESLFIGFVTAIVSNLMVNWKVLKKVDDTLDVFACHGVGGIMGMILTAVFAHGEKASLLHGGIEVFLHHMAALVLVSVFTFFGSLLLYKMTDSIITLRVSEESENKGLDLSQHEETFI; translated from the coding sequence ATGAAAATAGGACTGAAGTGGATTGTTTCATTCTCTGTCATCACCATTGTTGCCATCGGAGGTTTATTCTGGAGCCCGGCTGCAAATATTCCTGACACGGGAGAGTTTTTAAGTGAAGATAAAATTGTAGGTGCAGACGTAGCATGGATCCTTGCTGCAGCAGGACTTGTTCTGCTTATGACACCCGGACTTTCCTTCTTTTATGGAGGAATGGTAGGAAGGAAAAATGTAATTTCTACCATGCTGCAGAGTTTTATTGCTCTGGGAGTCATCTCTATGGTTTGGGTGGTGTTGGGTTTTTCTCTGTCTTTTGGCGAATCTATAGGAATTACAATTGACGGAACACATTACGGTATCATTGGAAATCCATTAAGTTATCCTTTTTTCAGCGGGGTAGGAAATCTGCCTCATAAAATGATGGCTCCCACTATTCCTTTTATCCTTTTTGCCCTGTTTCAGATGAAATTTGCTGTTATCACTCCGGCTATTATTACCGGATCTTTTGCGGAAAGGGTTCGTTTTGTTTCCTATTTATTATTCATTGTTCTTTTCAGTATCTTTATTTATACGCCTCTTTGTCATATGGTATGGCATCCTGAAGGTCTTTTGAACAAATATTTCGGTGTAAAAGATTTCGCAGGAGGAACCGTAGTGCATATGAGTGCCGGTTTTGCTGCACTTGCAGGAGCCCTGGTAGTAGGAAACAGAAGAAATCCGCATCATGAGCCTTCCAATATTCCTTACGTACTGCTGGGAACGGGAATGCTGTGGTTTGGGTGGTTTGGCTTCAATGCAGGATCTGCGCTGAGCGCTTCTGCGTCTGCTGCTACCGCATTCGGAACAACAACTATCGCCTCTGCTTCGGCAATGATGACCTGGATCTTTTTTGACAGGATCAATGGGAGAAGCATTTCGGCTTTGGGTGCGTGTATAGGAGCGGTAGTAGGACTGGTGGCCATTACGCCCGGATGTGGTTTTGTGAGTATTCAGGAGAGCCTTTTTATAGGATTTGTTACTGCTATAGTTTCCAATCTGATGGTAAACTGGAAGGTTTTAAAGAAAGTAGATGATACGCTGGATGTTTTTGCCTGCCATGGAGTAGGGGGAATAATGGGAATGATTCTTACTGCTGTTTTTGCTCATGGTGAAAAAGCAAGCCTGCTGCATGGCGGGATTGAGGTTTTTCTTCATCATATGGCAGCATTGGTTTTGGTTTCTGTTTTTACATTCTTCGGCTCGCTTCTGCTGTATAAGATGACGGATTCCATCATTACCCTGAGGGTTTCTGAAGAGTCTGAAAATAAAGGCCTTGACCTGTCTCAGCATGAGGAAACTTTCATTTGA
- a CDS encoding FMN-dependent NADH-azoreductase: protein MKILIINASVRSERSYSRKLTRLFAENWKTKFPHDTFTYRETGTDTIPNIDESWIAGAFKKPEDRTEENQKPLQLSNELVQELKEHDVYVIGTPMYNWSVPAGLKAYIDQVMRINETWKFRSGVPDGDYVGLLENKKVFILSTRGDTGYGENEKNGHINFQTTYLKHIFGIMGVNDITIHSLDNEEFGGEVFENSKNKIFKAIESIQ from the coding sequence ATGAAAATACTGATTATTAATGCCAGTGTAAGAAGTGAAAGATCTTACAGCAGAAAACTGACCCGGCTTTTCGCTGAAAACTGGAAAACCAAATTTCCCCATGATACTTTCACCTACAGGGAAACCGGAACGGATACCATTCCCAATATCGATGAATCCTGGATTGCAGGTGCCTTCAAAAAACCTGAAGACAGAACTGAAGAAAACCAGAAACCTTTACAACTCAGCAATGAGCTGGTACAGGAACTCAAAGAACATGATGTATATGTAATCGGAACTCCAATGTACAACTGGTCTGTTCCTGCCGGGCTGAAAGCTTATATAGACCAGGTAATGCGGATCAATGAAACCTGGAAGTTCAGATCCGGAGTTCCGGATGGTGATTACGTAGGACTTCTTGAAAACAAAAAAGTCTTCATCCTTTCAACGCGGGGTGATACCGGGTACGGAGAAAATGAAAAGAACGGCCACATCAATTTTCAAACCACCTATCTGAAACATATTTTCGGGATTATGGGCGTGAATGATATCACAATACATTCTCTGGATAATGAAGAATTCGGAGGTGAAGTCTTTGAAAATTCAAAAAATAAGATCTTCAAAGCGATTGAATCAATTCAATAA
- a CDS encoding Crp/Fnr family transcriptional regulator yields METLIKAILQHVQLSPEEIAVCKSFWTEKTLEKGDFLLRNGETCRYDSYVISGVLKAFCINEENGNEEILFLAIDHWWATDITSFSKQKPSIYNIQAVEKTKLLQISHQSFQKMLKEIPSLERYFRIILEGYLGTLEKRIVFNHMRTAEQKYYDFLQTYPDISSRVPQYLIASYLGISAEFISRIRKKNKSS; encoded by the coding sequence ATGGAAACATTAATCAAGGCTATTCTGCAGCATGTGCAGTTAAGTCCGGAAGAAATAGCGGTATGTAAAAGCTTCTGGACAGAAAAAACACTGGAAAAAGGGGATTTTTTATTAAGAAACGGTGAAACCTGCCGGTATGACAGTTATGTTATTTCAGGGGTTTTAAAAGCTTTTTGCATCAATGAAGAAAACGGGAACGAAGAAATCCTGTTTTTAGCTATTGACCATTGGTGGGCAACAGATATCACCAGTTTTTCAAAACAAAAGCCTTCCATTTATAATATACAGGCTGTTGAGAAGACAAAGCTCTTACAGATCAGCCATCAGTCTTTTCAAAAAATGCTGAAAGAAATTCCATCCTTAGAAAGATATTTCAGAATAATCCTGGAAGGGTATCTTGGAACTCTTGAAAAAAGAATTGTATTCAATCATATGCGCACCGCTGAGCAGAAGTATTATGATTTCCTGCAGACTTACCCTGATATTTCATCGAGGGTGCCTCAATATCTGATTGCTTCTTACCTGGGAATCTCCGCAGAATTTATCAGCAGGATCAGGAAAAAAAATAAATCCTCTTGA
- a CDS encoding L-serine ammonia-lyase: MESISVFEIIKVGIGPSSSHTMGPWNAAAAFIRIIKRERSIEEVKEVFLEFFGSLAKTGIGHGTDIAGMLGLNGEDFKTIDTTKIDEKIEKIKKDQIINLGGEKEIPFIYGYHLVLNMQKSLDFHPNGMIFRAVFEDGTELVQDFYSVGGGFIASQEKNSIQKQCVRTLYPCHKSSDIVKYCQKLGFSRISDLILINEESWRSQEETREEALYIWKQIKECVYKGVNKEGVLPGGLNVTRRAAGINRKLLGDKIYKNKDEWFQQVVDAEENFTNINKWIACFALAVNEENASFGRIITAPTNGASGVIPAVLMYAQAFTPFTSEDDIVRFLLVAGEIGTLFKKNATISAAMGGCQAEIGVSSAMAAAGLTEILGGSVGQVLMAAEIAMEHHLGLTCDPIKGLVQIPCIERNTMGAMKAITAANIALESDPTKAKVTLDEVIQTMWETAQSMSDRFKETSEGGLAIAVNVPEC; encoded by the coding sequence ATGGAATCAATATCGGTTTTTGAGATTATTAAAGTAGGAATAGGTCCGTCCAGTTCGCATACAATGGGCCCCTGGAATGCAGCTGCTGCATTTATCAGAATTATAAAAAGAGAGAGGTCAATTGAAGAGGTGAAGGAGGTTTTCCTTGAATTTTTCGGTTCTTTGGCAAAAACAGGGATCGGACATGGTACAGATATCGCCGGAATGCTGGGATTGAATGGTGAAGATTTCAAGACCATTGATACTACAAAAATTGATGAGAAAATCGAGAAAATAAAAAAAGACCAGATCATCAACCTGGGCGGGGAAAAAGAAATTCCCTTCATTTATGGGTACCATTTGGTGTTGAACATGCAGAAATCCCTTGATTTCCACCCGAACGGAATGATCTTCAGAGCCGTATTTGAAGACGGAACAGAACTCGTTCAGGATTTTTATTCCGTAGGTGGCGGATTTATTGCGAGCCAGGAGAAAAATTCTATTCAGAAGCAATGTGTACGTACTCTGTACCCATGTCATAAATCTTCAGATATTGTAAAGTACTGTCAGAAATTAGGTTTCAGCAGAATTTCAGATCTGATCCTGATCAACGAAGAGAGCTGGAGGTCTCAGGAAGAAACCAGAGAGGAAGCTTTATATATCTGGAAGCAGATCAAAGAATGTGTTTATAAAGGAGTCAATAAAGAAGGGGTTCTTCCGGGAGGTCTCAATGTTACGAGAAGGGCAGCCGGAATCAACAGAAAGCTGTTAGGTGATAAAATTTATAAAAATAAAGACGAATGGTTTCAACAGGTTGTTGATGCTGAAGAAAACTTTACCAATATCAACAAATGGATTGCCTGTTTTGCGTTGGCTGTGAATGAAGAGAACGCAAGTTTCGGAAGAATCATTACGGCGCCTACTAATGGGGCTAGTGGAGTAATTCCGGCTGTTTTGATGTACGCTCAGGCATTCACGCCATTTACCAGTGAAGACGATATTGTAAGGTTTTTGCTTGTTGCGGGTGAAATTGGAACGTTATTCAAGAAAAATGCAACGATTTCCGCAGCGATGGGAGGATGTCAGGCAGAGATCGGTGTATCTTCTGCAATGGCGGCGGCCGGTCTTACGGAAATTTTAGGAGGAAGCGTAGGGCAGGTGCTGATGGCGGCAGAAATTGCAATGGAACATCACCTGGGACTAACCTGTGATCCTATTAAAGGACTTGTACAGATCCCGTGTATTGAAAGAAATACAATGGGTGCGATGAAAGCCATTACCGCTGCAAATATCGCTTTGGAAAGTGATCCTACAAAAGCAAAAGTAACCCTGGATGAGGTGATTCAGACCATGTGGGAAACCGCACAGTCTATGAGTGACCGTTTTAAAGAAACTTCTGAAGGCGGGTTGGCAATTGCGGTGAACGTTCCGGAATGTTAA